From a region of the Streptomyces sp. NBC_01454 genome:
- a CDS encoding FAD/NAD(P)-binding protein — MSHISPSVSHISPSVALVGAGSRGLGVFERLVAHCLDRPAPLTVHLIDPQPFGAGFHLPVQPDHLLLNTVCGQLTAFADAQMVDGPVPVRGPSLHAWCRSRDLRLADDGYTVRAGEGREIQPGDFLPRRLLSEYLAWAAGEIADAAPECLTLIRHRTTAVDILPGGPRTETVVLADGGRIEADAVFVTVGHHSLYLPVAPAPDPRLVTRPYPLPAALDSIGPGERVAVLGMGLAAMDVLATLTLGRGGKHLAGPEGLRYLPSGREPSIVLTNRSGMPSRSRPRLHPGRTRFAPLALTTRRLDEIRAGTPDGRLGFTRDVLPLIEAEMELAYYRTLLARAHGDALSAGQELDRRCARDGHPALLGELRAEFGPCPVTGLLSADLTDRQWTGHDAYRDWFTAEVAADLAEAREGLGAAPLKEALEVLRDHRDVLRAVIDPPGVDDASLAAFFGEFAPTVNRLVIGPQLDRSAELLSLLDAGIVRLGPGPRPKLVAPAGQGPWRLESTCLAQPLRMEVDHVVQAHVSEPGADRVAGSLLGTLVAAGRVRTLAHRGAAVHGLDVTRQGQGVDRTGTPRPRLFFLGPHTEGSSYYNHYVPSPGVPSRALLDAELALRTALPSLITRTR, encoded by the coding sequence GTGAGCCACATATCCCCTTCCGTCAGCCACATATCCCCCTCTGTCGCCCTCGTGGGTGCCGGCTCGCGGGGGCTGGGCGTCTTCGAGCGGCTGGTCGCACACTGTCTGGATCGGCCGGCTCCGCTCACCGTCCACCTCATCGACCCCCAGCCCTTCGGCGCCGGATTCCATCTGCCCGTCCAGCCCGACCACCTCCTGCTCAACACCGTCTGCGGACAGCTCACCGCCTTCGCCGACGCGCAGATGGTGGACGGCCCCGTTCCGGTCCGTGGCCCGTCGCTCCACGCGTGGTGCCGGAGCCGGGATCTGCGGCTGGCGGACGACGGCTACACCGTGCGCGCGGGAGAGGGACGGGAGATCCAGCCCGGCGACTTCCTGCCGCGGCGGCTGCTGAGCGAGTATCTCGCCTGGGCCGCGGGAGAGATCGCCGACGCGGCGCCCGAGTGCCTGACCCTGATCCGGCACCGTACGACCGCCGTCGACATCCTCCCCGGCGGGCCCCGCACCGAGACGGTCGTCCTCGCCGACGGCGGCCGCATCGAGGCCGACGCCGTGTTCGTCACCGTCGGCCACCACTCGCTGTATCTGCCCGTGGCGCCGGCGCCCGATCCCCGACTGGTCACCCGCCCCTACCCGTTGCCAGCGGCGCTCGACAGCATCGGGCCGGGCGAGCGGGTCGCCGTCCTCGGCATGGGGCTGGCCGCCATGGACGTGCTCGCCACGCTGACGCTGGGCCGCGGCGGCAAGCACCTCGCGGGCCCGGAGGGGTTGCGCTATCTGCCCAGCGGGCGAGAGCCCTCGATCGTCCTCACCAACCGCTCCGGGATGCCCTCGCGCAGCCGCCCCCGCCTCCACCCGGGGCGGACCCGCTTCGCGCCGCTGGCGCTGACCACCCGGCGCCTCGACGAGATCCGGGCCGGCACGCCGGACGGCCGCCTCGGCTTCACCCGCGACGTGCTGCCGCTGATCGAAGCCGAGATGGAACTCGCCTACTACCGCACCCTGCTGGCCCGCGCGCACGGCGACGCCCTGAGCGCCGGACAGGAGCTGGACCGGCGCTGCGCACGCGACGGCCACCCGGCGCTGCTCGGGGAACTGCGCGCGGAGTTCGGCCCCTGCCCGGTGACCGGCCTGCTGTCGGCTGACCTCACCGACCGGCAGTGGACGGGCCACGACGCCTATCGCGACTGGTTCACCGCGGAGGTCGCCGCCGACCTGGCCGAGGCCAGGGAAGGCCTCGGCGCCGCCCCGCTGAAGGAAGCCCTGGAAGTCCTGCGCGACCACCGCGATGTCCTGCGCGCGGTCATCGACCCGCCCGGCGTCGACGACGCCTCGCTGGCCGCGTTCTTCGGGGAATTCGCCCCGACGGTGAACCGGCTGGTGATCGGCCCGCAGCTGGACCGGTCGGCGGAGCTGCTCTCGCTGCTCGACGCCGGGATCGTCCGGCTCGGCCCCGGCCCGCGGCCCAAGCTCGTCGCACCGGCCGGCCAGGGCCCCTGGCGGCTGGAATCCACCTGCCTGGCCCAGCCGTTGCGGATGGAGGTCGACCACGTCGTACAGGCGCATGTGAGCGAGCCCGGCGCGGACCGGGTGGCCGGCTCCCTGCTCGGCACGCTCGTCGCCGCCGGCCGCGTCCGCACCCTCGCCCACCGCGGAGCGGCCGTGCACGGGCTGGACGTCACCCGCCAGGGACAGGGCGTCGACCGCACGGGCACACCGCGGCCGCGGCTGTTCTTCCTCGGGCCGCACACCGAGGGATCCAGCTACTACAACCACTACGTCCCCTCGCCCGGCGTGCCCTCGCGCGCACTGCTGGACGCCGAACTCGCCCTGCGCACCGCCCTGCCGTCTCTGATCACGAGGACCCGATGA
- a CDS encoding trans-sulfuration enzyme family protein, producing the protein MNTSETYTPWTQEYRPETRAAQGDGRRCPTTGVVPPPISLGVTYARDSDYRSPAGLAYLRDQGTPGYEQAEQVVAGLEGGSDALLFSSGMAAATAVFQVLPAGARVVVPQTMYFGLTKWLREFGPQRGLEVVQAPMNDLAAVAAAVDAAPTALVWAESPANPTWLVTDLAGCAEIAHRAGALFGVDNTVPTPVHARPFDLGADLVMHSGTKYLNGHTDVVAGLLVKAPRSTEARDAVWERLRLHRRLTGPILGPLETYLLVRGIRTLFPRMRQISATAMAVAEHFAAHPLIRRVAYPGLPTDPGHEIAARQMTGGFSGMLSLHVDGAWQQSLRTANHCELFIRATSLGGVESLIEHRYTFEGPDSTSPKDMLRLSIGLESPADLVADLEQALEKAVKEDR; encoded by the coding sequence ATGAACACCAGCGAGACCTACACGCCCTGGACCCAGGAGTACCGTCCCGAGACCCGCGCCGCACAGGGCGACGGCCGGCGCTGCCCGACCACCGGCGTCGTGCCACCCCCGATCAGCCTGGGCGTCACCTACGCACGCGACAGCGACTACCGGTCGCCGGCCGGGCTCGCGTACCTGCGCGACCAGGGCACACCCGGATACGAGCAGGCCGAGCAGGTGGTGGCGGGTCTGGAGGGCGGCTCGGACGCGCTGCTCTTCTCCTCCGGGATGGCCGCCGCCACCGCCGTCTTCCAGGTACTGCCGGCCGGCGCGCGGGTCGTGGTCCCGCAGACCATGTACTTCGGTCTCACCAAGTGGCTGCGCGAATTCGGCCCGCAGCGCGGCCTGGAGGTGGTCCAGGCGCCCATGAACGACCTGGCCGCGGTGGCGGCCGCGGTGGACGCCGCCCCGACCGCCCTGGTGTGGGCGGAATCCCCGGCGAACCCCACGTGGCTGGTCACCGACCTCGCCGGCTGCGCCGAGATCGCCCACCGGGCCGGTGCGCTCTTCGGCGTCGACAACACCGTCCCCACCCCGGTGCACGCCCGGCCGTTCGACCTCGGCGCCGACCTGGTCATGCATTCGGGTACCAAGTACCTCAACGGCCACACCGATGTCGTCGCCGGACTGCTCGTCAAGGCGCCGCGGAGCACCGAGGCCCGGGACGCCGTCTGGGAGCGGCTGCGGCTGCACCGCCGGCTGACCGGCCCGATCCTCGGCCCGCTGGAGACCTACCTCCTGGTGCGGGGCATCCGCACGCTCTTCCCCCGCATGCGCCAGATCTCCGCCACGGCGATGGCGGTGGCCGAGCACTTCGCCGCGCATCCCCTGATCCGGCGGGTCGCCTACCCGGGACTTCCCACCGACCCGGGACACGAGATCGCCGCCCGCCAGATGACCGGCGGATTCAGCGGCATGCTCTCCCTGCACGTCGACGGCGCGTGGCAGCAGTCCCTGCGCACCGCCAACCACTGCGAACTCTTCATCCGCGCCACGTCGTTGGGCGGTGTGGAGAGTCTGATCGAACACCGCTATACCTTCGAAGGGCCGGACAGCACTTCACCGAAGGACATGCTGCGCCTGTCCATAGGTCTGGAGAGCCCCGCAGACCTCGTCGCCGACCTCGAACAGGCCCTCGAAAAGGCCGTGAAGGAAGACCGTTGA
- a CDS encoding benzoate/H(+) symporter BenE family transporter, translated as MSAQTPTPHPDAAPPDRAGPQGAADASPDGGPRPGFLHDVSLSAVLAGFVAVVVSYSGPLVIVLAAASAGHLNTAQTSSWVWAISIGSGLTCIALSLRTKMPVITAWSTPGAALLVTSLGAYSYAEAVGAFLVTGVVITLVGLTGVFGRLMRQVPTAVVSAMLAGILFSFGTGVFTSLKTAPLLAGSVLLAYLLAKRWLPRYAVLVALAVGVAASAAGSRLDIHLDRIELARPVLTAPDFSVASLIGIAVPMILATLASQNAPGMAVLTASGYRPQDRLLIGSTGLVSTVLAPFGSHAINLAAITAAICTGPESHRDPKRRYVAGVSCGAFYLLIGAFGSTLVVLFAGLPKELVAAVAGVALLGALAGGLTGAVKEEKDREAALITFLATASGVSLFGIGSAFWGLLFGVLAHVVLTRWRRTPTAAAA; from the coding sequence TTGAGCGCACAGACCCCCACTCCCCACCCCGACGCCGCACCGCCGGACAGGGCGGGTCCGCAGGGCGCGGCGGACGCGTCCCCGGACGGCGGACCCCGGCCGGGGTTCTTGCACGATGTCTCGCTGTCCGCGGTGCTGGCCGGCTTCGTCGCCGTCGTCGTGTCCTACTCCGGACCGCTCGTCATCGTGCTCGCGGCGGCCTCCGCCGGGCACCTGAACACCGCACAGACCAGCTCCTGGGTGTGGGCCATCTCCATCGGCAGCGGTCTGACCTGCATCGCGCTGAGCCTGCGCACCAAGATGCCGGTGATCACCGCCTGGTCGACACCGGGCGCGGCCCTGCTGGTCACGAGCCTGGGGGCGTACTCCTACGCGGAGGCCGTCGGGGCCTTCCTCGTCACCGGCGTGGTGATCACTCTCGTCGGTCTGACCGGGGTGTTCGGCAGGCTGATGCGGCAGGTGCCCACCGCTGTCGTCTCCGCGATGCTCGCCGGCATCCTGTTCTCCTTCGGCACCGGAGTGTTCACCTCGCTCAAGACCGCACCGCTCCTCGCCGGTTCGGTGCTGCTCGCCTACCTCCTGGCGAAGCGCTGGCTGCCCCGCTACGCCGTCCTCGTGGCCCTGGCGGTGGGTGTCGCGGCCAGTGCGGCCGGCTCCCGGCTGGACATCCATCTGGACCGGATCGAGCTGGCCAGGCCGGTCCTGACGGCCCCGGACTTCTCGGTCGCCTCGCTCATCGGGATCGCGGTGCCGATGATCCTGGCGACACTCGCTTCGCAGAACGCACCGGGCATGGCCGTGCTCACCGCGTCCGGCTACCGGCCCCAGGACCGTCTGCTGATCGGCTCCACGGGCCTGGTCTCCACGGTGCTGGCGCCGTTCGGCTCCCACGCCATCAACCTCGCGGCGATCACCGCGGCCATCTGCACCGGCCCCGAATCCCACCGCGATCCGAAGCGCCGGTACGTGGCCGGGGTCTCCTGCGGCGCGTTCTACCTCCTCATCGGGGCGTTCGGCTCCACGCTGGTGGTGCTGTTCGCCGGACTTCCCAAGGAACTCGTGGCGGCGGTCGCCGGGGTGGCGCTGCTCGGTGCCCTGGCCGGCGGCCTGACCGGGGCGGTCAAGGAGGAGAAGGACCGCGAGGCGGCACTGATCACCTTCCTCGCCACCGCCTCCGGCGTCAGCCTCTTCGGCATCGGATCCGCCTTCTGGGGGCTGCTCTTCGGCGTGCTCGCGCATGTGGTCCTGACCCGCTGGCGCCGTACGCCGACGGCCGCCGCGGCATGA